The following coding sequences lie in one beta proteobacterium CB genomic window:
- a CDS encoding Conserved hypothetical secreted protein: MNFHKDRLIHWIAALAIAMSALAPAVSQAVSLAKYGQGFAMEICSADGAKTQIHVQGEDQADRAEVQPCPYCIGHSAITPAFNTNLTFQAPQTLALLPQLFYQSPKPLAAWVTPPSAAPPTQV, encoded by the coding sequence ATGAATTTCCATAAAGACCGCCTCATTCACTGGATTGCTGCCTTAGCAATCGCAATGAGTGCGCTGGCGCCGGCAGTTTCTCAAGCCGTATCGCTGGCGAAGTATGGCCAAGGTTTTGCGATGGAGATTTGCTCTGCTGATGGCGCTAAAACACAAATTCATGTGCAAGGCGAAGATCAAGCGGACCGTGCAGAAGTGCAGCCTTGCCCATATTGCATCGGTCATTCGGCTATCACACCAGCATTCAATACGAATCTCACATTTCAGGCGCCGCAAACACTGGCTTTACTACCGCAGCTTTTCTATCAATCACCTAAGCCTCTTGCTGCTTGGGTAACACCTCCCTCAGCAGCTCCCCCTACCCAAGTCTGA
- a CDS encoding Dihydroxy-acid dehydratase, with product MKRLNERSRNVTEGVARAPNRSMYYAMGYQEKDFVKPMVGVANGHSTITPCNSGLQKLADAAVTALEEAGAKAQMFGTPTVSDGIGMGTEGMKYSLISREVIADSIETCVNGLWQDGVVVIGGCDKNMPGGMMAMARTNVPSIYVYGGTIKPGHFKGKDLNIVSAFEAVGEFTSGRMSEADLKGVEQHACPGSGSCGGMYTANTMSSSFEALGMSLPYSSTMANEDAEKVASAHESALVLVEAIKKNLRPRDIITKKSIENAVSVIMAVGGSTNAVLHYLAITSAAEIDWTIDDFERIRKRVPVIVDMKPSGQYLATDLHQAGGIPQVMKVLLDGGLLHGDCMTITGKTIAETLKDVPSVPRADQKVIRTLDNPLYKQGHLAILKGNISPEGCVAKITGLKNPSITGPARVFDSEDDAMAAIMAQKIKDGDVMVIRYEGPKGGPGMREMLAPTSALVGQGLGETVGLITDGRFSGGTWGMVVGHVAPEAFVGGVIALIHEGDSVTIDAHKLLIQLNVSDEEIAKRRAAWVQPKPRYTRGLLAKYAHLASTASKGAVTDLNLD from the coding sequence ATGAAACGCCTCAATGAACGCTCGCGCAATGTCACCGAAGGGGTTGCTCGCGCACCCAATCGCTCAATGTATTACGCGATGGGCTACCAAGAGAAAGATTTTGTTAAGCCGATGGTTGGCGTAGCAAACGGCCATTCCACTATCACCCCTTGCAATAGCGGCTTGCAAAAACTAGCCGATGCAGCAGTAACCGCTCTTGAAGAGGCTGGTGCAAAAGCCCAAATGTTTGGCACCCCTACCGTTTCTGATGGTATCGGTATGGGTACCGAAGGAATGAAGTACTCCCTCATCTCTCGTGAAGTGATTGCTGACAGCATTGAAACTTGTGTCAATGGATTATGGCAGGATGGTGTTGTTGTCATCGGTGGTTGCGATAAAAATATGCCAGGCGGCATGATGGCGATGGCCCGCACTAATGTACCCAGCATTTATGTTTACGGCGGCACGATTAAACCAGGTCACTTCAAAGGCAAGGATCTGAACATTGTTTCTGCGTTTGAGGCCGTTGGTGAATTCACATCAGGTCGTATGAGCGAGGCAGACCTCAAGGGCGTAGAGCAACACGCTTGCCCAGGTAGTGGCTCTTGCGGCGGTATGTATACCGCAAATACGATGAGCTCTTCCTTCGAAGCTTTGGGCATGAGCCTGCCCTATTCGTCCACTATGGCCAATGAAGATGCGGAGAAGGTTGCTAGCGCGCACGAGTCAGCACTAGTGCTGGTCGAGGCAATTAAGAAAAATTTACGTCCACGAGACATCATCACCAAAAAATCTATCGAGAATGCGGTTAGCGTGATCATGGCAGTTGGCGGATCAACCAATGCTGTTCTGCACTATCTAGCAATTACCAGCGCCGCTGAAATCGACTGGACAATTGATGACTTCGAGCGTATTCGTAAGCGTGTTCCAGTCATCGTAGACATGAAACCTTCTGGCCAATACTTAGCAACTGATCTTCACCAAGCCGGCGGTATTCCGCAAGTCATGAAGGTCTTGCTTGATGGCGGACTCTTGCATGGTGATTGCATGACTATCACAGGCAAAACCATTGCCGAAACATTAAAAGATGTTCCATCGGTACCGCGTGCTGATCAAAAAGTGATTCGCACATTAGATAATCCACTCTATAAGCAAGGTCACTTGGCTATTCTGAAAGGCAACATCTCGCCAGAGGGTTGCGTTGCAAAGATTACCGGCCTCAAAAATCCATCCATTACTGGTCCTGCTCGCGTATTTGATTCTGAGGATGATGCAATGGCCGCCATCATGGCGCAAAAGATCAAAGATGGCGACGTCATGGTCATTCGCTACGAAGGCCCTAAAGGTGGTCCTGGCATGCGTGAGATGCTGGCCCCCACCTCCGCCCTCGTTGGTCAAGGCTTAGGCGAAACAGTAGGTCTGATCACTGATGGGCGCTTCTCTGGTGGTACTTGGGGCATGGTGGTAGGTCACGTTGCTCCTGAGGCGTTTGTAGGTGGAGTGATTGCCCTGATTCATGAAGGTGACTCTGTGACGATCGATGCCCACAAGCTACTCATTCAACTGAATGTGAGTGATGAAGAGATTGCGAAGCGTCGTGCGGCTTGGGTGCAACCTAAGCCACGCTATACCCGTGGATTACTTGCTAAATACGCGCACCTTGCAAGCACTGCAAGTAAAGGCGCCGTGACAGATCTGAACTTAGACTAA
- a CDS encoding Response regulator receiver protein — protein MTKVGHIYLIDDDESMRTSLSRMLKDVGYIVEDFSSAVTFLEHSVPVAPAVILLDMQMPDMTGLDLQEKLVHLGRKTPIVFVSGQSHPHQIVKSLKHGAVDFLFKPFNLEDLLKAVADAVEFDRRQLKRVSKEVETKKDYATLTPREREVCFWLVKGLLNKDIAVKLGTTDATIKVHKARVMDKMNVESVQILVAKYLESDLENFQKN, from the coding sequence ATGACTAAAGTTGGCCACATCTACCTAATTGACGACGATGAGTCGATGCGCACCTCTTTGAGTCGGATGCTCAAGGACGTAGGTTACATAGTGGAGGATTTCTCCTCCGCAGTAACATTTTTGGAGCATTCAGTCCCTGTGGCACCTGCAGTCATTTTGCTGGATATGCAAATGCCTGACATGACTGGGTTGGATTTACAGGAAAAATTAGTCCATTTGGGTCGCAAAACCCCCATTGTGTTTGTCAGTGGTCAGAGTCACCCCCATCAAATCGTCAAAAGCCTGAAGCACGGTGCCGTGGACTTCCTTTTTAAGCCTTTCAATTTGGAGGACCTATTGAAGGCTGTTGCTGATGCTGTCGAGTTTGATAGACGTCAGCTCAAACGAGTCTCTAAAGAGGTGGAAACCAAGAAAGACTATGCAACCCTAACGCCGAGGGAGAGGGAAGTCTGCTTTTGGCTGGTTAAAGGATTGCTAAATAAAGATATTGCCGTCAAACTAGGCACTACAGATGCCACCATCAAAGTCCATAAGGCTAGAGTGATGGATAAAATGAACGTGGAATCGGTCCAAATATTAGTCGCAAAATATCTTGAATCTGATCTTGAGAATTTCCAAAAAAACTAG
- a CDS encoding Nitrogen regulatory protein P-II: protein MKLITSIIKPFKLDEVREALAEVGVTGLTVTEVKGFGRQKGHTELYRGAEYVVDFLPKVKVEVVVADDRVDSAIEAITKAARTGKIGDGKIFVSPIEQAIRIRTGETNDSAV from the coding sequence ATGAAGCTAATCACATCCATTATTAAGCCGTTCAAACTTGACGAAGTTCGTGAAGCCTTAGCTGAAGTAGGCGTTACCGGACTAACCGTTACCGAAGTCAAAGGTTTTGGTCGCCAAAAAGGTCACACCGAGCTCTATCGTGGCGCAGAGTATGTAGTCGACTTTTTACCTAAAGTAAAAGTTGAAGTAGTTGTTGCCGATGACCGCGTAGACTCTGCAATTGAAGCAATTACAAAAGCAGCGCGCACAGGCAAAATTGGTGACGGCAAGATTTTTGTAAGCCCAATTGAACAAGCTATTCGTATTCGCACTGGCGAAACTAACGACTCAGCAGTTTAA